The Bacteroidota bacterium DNA segment AACAGTTTCAGCATTTTGGGCAACCGCCGGGTGCCGATGTCATAGACAGCGATCAGATACATGATGGTTAGTTGGTTAATAAATTGTCTAATTGACCTCGTCACGTTGTGATCGGATTCTCCCAATGAGGCCAGATTGGTGTCTGCAACGAAAATGCCAAACTCCGGCCGGCAGCCCTTCCGGCTACTTACCGACCTGCCTGGAAATCGGGTTACCGGGAGAACCCCACCCCGATAAGAGGTTTATTTTGGATTTCTTTCCAGTTATATTAACTGAAACTAAAGCAGATTGATTATGAATCTTCTCAATCGTTTGTTTTCAGATCCGGATGATGAGGTCTTTACCCGTACCGTTGAAAAAATCAGAGCCTACCGGGAGCGGAAGGCTGTTTTAACGGAGGAAGAAGAAAAGGTGGCCGGGTTGAAGCCGGGCCAGGTCTGGCTGGTTCCTGATTCCCGGGTACAGTTCCGCGATGAAAGTAAAACCCGTACAGATCACGACTTCCGGCCGGGCATAACCGGAAACCAGGAACCAAGCGAACCATCCCGCACGGTTCAGTGGGTGCCACTATCCACCAAATTGAAAAACCGGCAAGCGGAAGTCATCGTTTATCTCGATCCGGTTTCCGAACCGGTGGATGAACCCTGTGTGGCATTAATTGACCATTTTCTCTGGTTCCGGCCGAAAACGCTGACTGATAAAAAAGGGAAGCTTTCTGAAGGAAAGAAACATGAACTGATGGAAAAACTGGCGGCGTTCGTTCAAAGCTATGAGTGAAGATTTTCAAACACCACACTCTCGTTCCTTTCAGGAGAAGGACCAATTCAAATCAATCTTTGAAGGTATGACATCAGGCCAAATGTCTGCAGCTACCCATTCCTTCCTCTATCAGTACGTCCGTGACATCGTTTATACCACCAGTTACCGCAAGGATTATGGTTTTATTCATGAAATTGTTACCGACGTCGTTTCCAGTGTCTGGCAGGCAATTAGCAATGGTGCACCTGTTCCCGATAATCCGACATCCTATTTGTGGTTAGTTGCCAGAAACAAATTGATGGAATACAGGTACTCACACATCAATCCCAGGTACAATAATTTTGAGGAAGTGATTACCGAGGCACTTGATAAACTGGAAAATGATCATGTTCTGGCCTCTTATCAGAAAAAGCGCTATGCACGCACAGCGGATTTACTGAACAGGGAAGAATTTGATACGGATGATTTTCTCAGATTGTGGATTCAATCAACCCAACACCAGCAATTTCCGGAACCGGCAGGCAACTGGACGCCGGCAATGAAAACTCAACTTAGAGAAAATCTGACACTCACCTTTTCAGAAATGAACGGATGGTCATGGAAACGATCGGTTACCAATGCAATTACCAGTAAGGCTGGAATTGTCCGGGAATTGTTTCACGATTCGTCCCGGGAGGATGAAGAAACCGACGGCCAGTCAAATTCCTTAAACGAGGGGGTCGAATGGTCTGACCCGTCCGTTGAATTATCATACACTGAATTTATTTCTGATGTATCCGCTGAATTAGTCAATCAGGTTATGGCAGGTAAACCGCCTGGTGAACTCGTGGCTACTGCATGGTATCTGGTGTTCAATACTGATTTTACGCTCAAATCCGTTCAGAATGCTTTGCTTCTGAGAGGAACAAGTTCAGCAGAGTACCTCCTTAAAAAACAATTGCGGATTTTGAATGATGAAAATGGTTCGGAAAGCCTACCTTTAATCTGGCGCCGGCGGCTGGCCCGTTTACCCGATTGGAACAATTCCGAATCGGCAGGTAAACTTTTGATGGATTTAGAAACCCGGTTTATTTCGGACCTTAAACGATTAACAAAAGATTTATATGAAAAATATGGACGTGAAACCTATCCTGGACTCTGATGGGGATCGGGGAGACCTCATCCGTCGCTGGGTTTGGAAGGAAACCTCAATAACTGAAGGGGATTTGGCCAATCAACTTGTCTCGCAAGACAGACAGTGGTCTGACTACGCCGATATGATCCAGTTTAATTTTCCAACCCGGGCGGATTGGGATCAGAATGACGTGCCACCAGAATTCATTCAGCAATCCTATTCAGATTTAATGGCAGGTGAAGAAATTTGTTCGCCCGAATCCGGTCAAATCTGGCAGATTGATAATCCGCAAATGAAAGTCCTTGTATTAACCACTCCCTCTCCGGAAACCAATTTTCTTTTTCGTGTGGTACCGGTCACCATGCGTGCAGAACAGGGGACTGTTGGTGATCCGGTCTGGACCGGGCGGGGACTCCCGCGAATTTTTATGATCCGAGCCGTTGGCACAATGAACGAGTCCCAATTGAACCGGTATGCAGAAAAAATACCGGAAGAAATTACTAAAAAGATTTTACAATCCACTGTTAATCTGAATTCGATTCACGATGATGAACTGTACTGGCTATCGGATCATAATATTATTGAATGGGAAGATCCGCTGGGATATCAGGAGGGCGTTCAGGAGTGGATGCGGCAGCAGACATTCCGGGCATTAGAATGGGCGGAGGAAATGGATTCCCGGCATAACCAATTGGCTGATACCATCCTGCCGTTGATTCAGGGTTTTCAGGACTATGGAAATAAACTGGCGGCAAGTAGTGGGGGAGGAATTGGTGCAATTTTCAACTCAGGGGCAATTTCTGGAATAGTAGCACCTGGGATTGGTGCTATTTTGGGTGCACTTGGTGGTAGACATATGGGAAGTTTAACAGAAAAATTAAAGGCCTTTGTTGATACTGGCGAGGTTCTGTACGGAAATGACGATCTGCTTTTTCGGTTAAAACCGGTGGATGGGCATCTGGAATTGTGGTTAACCTTTACCGATGCCTCTGTTAAAGAACTCGACTGGGTAAAAATTGAAGGAACCGGGTTACCCTTACAAACCATTAGTCATTTTGGAAAATCCGGTCTTGCCTTCGCTTTTCAGATACCAGTGATAACAGATTTTCCTGCATTTTTCAGTAAACCCATCCGGATTGAGGTGAAACCCAAGGGCCGCCGGGCCTTTTCCAAAGTGATATGAACCGGTTTTCAGAGCAGGATTGGTACCGGTTGCTTGAAATGGGTAGTGTCAACCGGGCAGTTCAGTATCTCGCAGGCTTTTTTTTGAACCTTCCCTCACGTGATCAGATTCAATTTCTTGAAGCATTTCTTTCCAATCCCGGGCGGCTGAGTCAGTGTCATCCTCCCGCCATTCAGGCGCTGAATGACATGCTTTCCAGATCAGGAAGGGATCTTATTCCCACGCCGGTACCTGTTGACGCAGCCCTTCTGCCCGGTGATGGGTCTGTGGTAGTTGTAAACCCAGTCCATCCCTTCATCAGTTGTGTGCTTCCGGTCCGTTTCAGAGAGCCTGGCACTCTAAATTTTGTTAATGCCGATCAAAGGGATCTGATCATCCGGTTGGCCAGCCGTGTGCTAACTGGTTTTCTGCCTGAATGGACCTTGCTATTATCGCCGTCCGCTCAGACCATTTTTGGTCATTATTCAATACCGGATGATTCCGGGGAATCTGAGGAACGCGTTGAAGGAGATTCCATGATCCTTCCGTTGGTGATGTTTCTCATCAGTTACCTGATTCAGAAACCGATTCCTTCCGACATGGCATTTACTGGTCATGTCAGTGAAGACGGCCGGTTATTGCCAGTCAGTCATATTCCTGACAAGGCAAGTATACTTGCGGATGAACAACCACACCTGACCAGACTGATTGTACCTGCCACCAGTGATGTTGGTAAAAGTTTAAAAATGCAGGCACCAATCATTTTCCCTCTTTCAAGCCTGGACGATGTGGTGTCACTGTGCTGGCCGGAAGGGATTCAGGTCCCCGGTTCCCGCCAAATGACCATTGGTCGCGAAAAAACAGACTCCATGCCAGGTGCGTTGAAATTGTCATTGGCTGTGCCCGCTGGTATCCAATACTCTGCTGACTTGATTTCACACTTTCGGCTTGAAAACTGGCTTGGGAAAATTCCGAAGGAAGAATGCAAGTATCTTTTATTTGACAATTTTCGTGCATCCTGGCTGATGGGTTTTATTGGTGCCGAAGTAAAAAATCATTGCCAATGGGCTGCTGCGTATGATTCAGCCGGTGGATATTATATCGTGTTTTATTCAAGGAATCCGGGGAGCATGCGACCCGGTGCGCAATTGCGAATTACCTGATGGAGTATATGTGAATGCAACCCTGATTCAAAAGATCAATAGAGTTGTTGACGAATTGATTGCTGATATTGTGATGGAACCCCACAGATACCTTCAGGAAATTGATGTGCAGATTGAGCTGGCGCACCGTTTAAAGTGCAGAATTGATGAAACGCGACAAACAATCGAAATTATGCATAGCAATTATGGCAGGAAAATTAAAGTATCAAGGTTATTGGCAGAAACATACGTCAAAAATAATTACCATCCGGATCTTATTTTGCTGAGCGAGGATCAAAGTGAATCAGATCTGAATACCGGAACCTTCAGGGCAGATTGGGTTTGTGAGGTAAAATATAAAAACTCATTTAAGGAGATTGATGTTGATTTTGAGAAATTGGCGTCAATTTTATCTATTACAGAAATGAATGAGACAATTGGAACACAAATGTATTTGGCTGAACAGTCAACTGAAACTCCTTCAGAGTTGGAAAAAGTACTCAGGGCTCGTCACCCAAAAACTGAGAAAAGAATCATCTGTTTCTTCCATTCTCTCAGAATCGGGTAAGAATTACCTATTTAAGACCCTTTATAATGACACAACTTCAACAGCTGACCGAACTGCTTATTCAATTCCGTGATGATCGGAATTGGCAGCAGTTTCACGATTCAAAAAACCTGGCACTTGCCCTATCCATCGAGGCAGCAGAATTGAATGAACTGTTTCTTTGGAAAAACGGGGCGGATATTGAAAAGGTTGACAGACAAAAGCTGGCCGAGGAATTGGCAGATGTTTTTGCCTATGCCCTTCTGCTTGCGCATAAACATGATCTGGATGTTGAGAAAATCATATCAGAAAAAATCAGAATAAATGGTGAAAAGTATCCCATTGACAAATCGAAGGGTTCGTCAAGGAAGTATACCGAGTTATAGTCATGCTGGTTTATCGGGAAAATAAATCAACCTTTCAGTCTCATGTTGTTCATGGTGAGATTGAGCAAAAAATTGCCGACGCCATGCTTCAACGTCTCCATCGACGGGTTGCACAAAAGGAACTGGATGCATATTGGAATTCACTGACCTTTATGTCCCGGGTTATCGATGATCCGGTGATTCCAGATTCGGCAGGTATTGCCATTGAACTGCAGATTCCACAAACCAGCAAGCGGATTGATTTCATCATTTCGGGCCAGGATGAGCATAAAAAAGGACATGTGGTTATTGTTGAATTAAAGCAATGGACTTCTGCTGAATTAACCCCAAAAGATGGTGTTGTTAAAACGGCTCTTGGACGCGGTCTTCATGAAACTGCTCATCCTTCTTATCAGGCTTATTCCTATGCATCCCTGCTCAGGGATTTCTCAGAAACCGTTGAACGCGAAGATATTTCACTTCGCCCATGCGCTTACCTGCACAATTATCTGGAAGATGATGTCATCCGGCATCCATTTTATCAGGAGTACCTCGATCGGGCTCCTGTTTTCCTAAAAAAAGATCAGTTGAAATTACGTGCCTTTATCAGTCAGTTTATTAAAACCGGTGATAATGGTGAGATGATGTACCGGATTGATCAGGGAAGAATCCGGCCATCGAAGTTTCTCATCGATGCGCTTTCCGGAATGATGGCGGGACGAAAGGAATTTGTTTTGCTGGATGAACAGAAGTTGGTTTATGAAACGGCTCTGGATCTTACGACCATGGCACAATCCGGCCCGAAGCAGGTCTTGATAGTAGAAGGGGGGCCGGGAACCGGAAAATCAGTCATTGCAATTAATCTCCTTAATGCAATTACTAAAAAGGAGTTAATCACCCAATACGTGACCAAAAATGCCGCTCCCCGGGCTGTCTTTCAGTCCGTTTTAACAAGATCCATGAAAAAGAACCGGTTTTCTGCTTTATTTCAGGGATCGGGTCGGTTTATCGAAGCTCCGAAAAATGCCTATGACTTGCTGATCGTGGATGAAGCCCATCGGCTGAATGAAAAGTCCGGGTTATATGGGGCAGATGGTGATAACCAAATTAAGGAAATCATCCATGCGTCCAAAGGTTCGGTGTTTTTTATCGATGAAGATCAGCGGGTCACCTTGAAGGATATCGGGAGTAAGGACGAAATCAGAAAATGGGCAACATTGGCAGGTGCAGATGTTACAGAATTGGAGTTGGTTTCCCAATTCAGGTGTAATGGCTCGGATGGATATATGGCTTTCCTGGATCACTTGCTGCAGATCAGGGAAACAGCTAACCAGTCAGTTAGCGGCTTAAATTTTGATTTCCGTGTCCTTGATACACCAAGTGATCTGCGAGACCTGATTTTTGAGAAGAACAAAGAAGCAAACCGGGCGCGATTGGTTGCGGGGTATTGCTGGGATTGGGTGAGTAAGAACAACCCTCGTCTGGATGATATAGTTTTTCCTGAATTTGGCTTCAGCATGAAATGGAATTTATCTGTTGATTCCAGTTTATGGATCGTGAAGCATGATTCTGTAAATGAAATTGGTTGTATCCACACCTGTCAGGGACTTGAAGTTGATTACGTTGGTGTAATTATTGGTCCGGATTTAATTGTCAGAGATGGGACCGTATTGGTGGATCCGGCTAAGCGTTCAAAAATGGATAAAACATTATTCGGATATAAGAAACTGGTGAAAGAACACGGGGAGCTGGCAAAGGAAAAAATCCGATCGATTATTAAAAACACCTACCGTACCTTAATGACTCGGGGAATTAAAGGATGTTATGTGTATGCAGTGGATGTCGAAACGAATGAGTATTTGAAAAAACATTTCAGGGCATAGCAAAATGGGAAAATCAGAGATTTAACGAAAAGTAGAAAGGACAAATATTAATGTCATTTTCAATTATTAAGAAGGAACGGTTAAATGGATCGGTTTTTGGTTATAGCCTAATACTGAAAAACAAAAAAGGGGAGTTCGATTTTGAACTCGAAAAATATGAAGTTGAGGGTGACCTACTTTTATTGCGAGATGAAATCGAAAAATTTCTTGGATTTGATAGGTTGATTGAAAGGTTTGGTTGTTCCAAGCAGGATGCTGGAATAATTGTTAAGAAGCATGTCTCTGAGAAAATATGCAAGTTTTGTCGTTTGAAATACATCGATTGCTATGAATGTGTCTTTCAGTGGAAGGATCCGATAGAAAATCACACATTCAGGAAAATGAAGGAATATGGATTCACTGACATTCAGATAAAAACAGAGTTGAAATCAGTTGTATCAGAGATAGAAAAGGTTAAGCAGAATATTCCGGAATGTAAAAATCAAGTAGATGCATTCAAGAAAAGCAATCGGAGTTGTAAGTTTGATGGCAAACTTTGTTTTGAATGTGTGAAGGTAGTTGAAAGTCCTTTGGAGCGAATTCTCTTGCTGGCGTTGGCAAATGAGGGTATAACTCCTGAATTGCAGAAACAAATTTATAGGGATGGATCAGTTCATCCATATCTCAATGAATTAGACAAACGTAAAATTCTAACAAAGCCGGATTTCTTTATAGAAAAAAGGGAGGAAGATAAGTATTTTAAAACTACTTCAAGCCTTTGCATTTATACAGATGGGTTCACCTATCATGAGCGACGAGAGGAAGATGCAACAAGAGACAGGAACATTGACAGAGATCTTCAATTACTCGGATTCAAGGTTCTTCGTTTCACAGGTTTAGAAAGACGAGAAAAACTAGGGTTCTGTATTGACAAGATTAAAGCAGCGATAATTTCCTGATAAGTAAAAACTTGGCAGAAAACATTTTAACTATGTATCATTTAAAAAGAATCTGAATTAAATCATCCAAAGTAATTAGAAAATGAAACTCCAATACCT contains these protein-coding regions:
- a CDS encoding glycine zipper family protein; translated protein: MANQLVSQDRQWSDYADMIQFNFPTRADWDQNDVPPEFIQQSYSDLMAGEEICSPESGQIWQIDNPQMKVLVLTTPSPETNFLFRVVPVTMRAEQGTVGDPVWTGRGLPRIFMIRAVGTMNESQLNRYAEKIPEEITKKILQSTVNLNSIHDDELYWLSDHNIIEWEDPLGYQEGVQEWMRQQTFRALEWAEEMDSRHNQLADTILPLIQGFQDYGNKLAASSGGGIGAIFNSGAISGIVAPGIGAILGALGGRHMGSLTEKLKAFVDTGEVLYGNDDLLFRLKPVDGHLELWLTFTDASVKELDWVKIEGTGLPLQTISHFGKSGLAFAFQIPVITDFPAFFSKPIRIEVKPKGRRAFSKVI
- a CDS encoding sigma-70 family RNA polymerase sigma factor, which gives rise to MSAATHSFLYQYVRDIVYTTSYRKDYGFIHEIVTDVVSSVWQAISNGAPVPDNPTSYLWLVARNKLMEYRYSHINPRYNNFEEVITEALDKLENDHVLASYQKKRYARTADLLNREEFDTDDFLRLWIQSTQHQQFPEPAGNWTPAMKTQLRENLTLTFSEMNGWSWKRSVTNAITSKAGIVRELFHDSSREDEETDGQSNSLNEGVEWSDPSVELSYTEFISDVSAELVNQVMAGKPPGELVATAWYLVFNTDFTLKSVQNALLLRGTSSAEYLLKKQLRILNDENGSESLPLIWRRRLARLPDWNNSESAGKLLMDLETRFISDLKRLTKDLYEKYGRETYPGL
- a CDS encoding DUF2075 domain-containing protein encodes the protein MLVYRENKSTFQSHVVHGEIEQKIADAMLQRLHRRVAQKELDAYWNSLTFMSRVIDDPVIPDSAGIAIELQIPQTSKRIDFIISGQDEHKKGHVVIVELKQWTSAELTPKDGVVKTALGRGLHETAHPSYQAYSYASLLRDFSETVEREDISLRPCAYLHNYLEDDVIRHPFYQEYLDRAPVFLKKDQLKLRAFISQFIKTGDNGEMMYRIDQGRIRPSKFLIDALSGMMAGRKEFVLLDEQKLVYETALDLTTMAQSGPKQVLIVEGGPGTGKSVIAINLLNAITKKELITQYVTKNAAPRAVFQSVLTRSMKKNRFSALFQGSGRFIEAPKNAYDLLIVDEAHRLNEKSGLYGADGDNQIKEIIHASKGSVFFIDEDQRVTLKDIGSKDEIRKWATLAGADVTELELVSQFRCNGSDGYMAFLDHLLQIRETANQSVSGLNFDFRVLDTPSDLRDLIFEKNKEANRARLVAGYCWDWVSKNNPRLDDIVFPEFGFSMKWNLSVDSSLWIVKHDSVNEIGCIHTCQGLEVDYVGVIIGPDLIVRDGTVLVDPAKRSKMDKTLFGYKKLVKEHGELAKEKIRSIIKNTYRTLMTRGIKGCYVYAVDVETNEYLKKHFRA
- a CDS encoding nucleotide pyrophosphohydrolase — protein: MTQLQQLTELLIQFRDDRNWQQFHDSKNLALALSIEAAELNELFLWKNGADIEKVDRQKLAEELADVFAYALLLAHKHDLDVEKIISEKIRINGEKYPIDKSKGSSRKYTEL